A genomic stretch from Cellulomonas sp. KRMCY2 includes:
- a CDS encoding histidine phosphatase family protein → MTARAVVLWRHGRTEYNATARLQGQVDIPLDGVGRWQVEAAARHIAQRHSPTRIVSSDLSRAAATAHALADVCGLPVRLDPRLRERGFGEWEGLTAHEISERWPDQYAVWRSGRDPQRAGSESRASVGARVAQAVTELADEVDPDGTLVVVSHGAAITLGMVALLGLDPTAWRGLGGLHNAHWALLRPGGHRETTPWFIEAHNLGPAVVVDDWNAGVPADAVPSSTADALRP, encoded by the coding sequence ATGACCGCCCGGGCCGTCGTCCTGTGGCGACACGGGCGCACGGAGTACAACGCCACCGCCCGCCTGCAGGGACAGGTCGACATCCCGCTCGACGGGGTCGGCCGCTGGCAGGTCGAAGCGGCTGCACGGCACATCGCGCAGCGGCACTCGCCGACCCGGATCGTCAGCTCGGACCTCAGCCGCGCGGCGGCCACGGCGCATGCGCTGGCCGACGTGTGCGGGCTCCCCGTGCGCCTCGACCCGCGGCTGCGGGAACGCGGCTTCGGCGAGTGGGAAGGCCTGACGGCACACGAGATCTCCGAGCGCTGGCCGGACCAGTACGCCGTCTGGCGTTCCGGTCGCGACCCCCAGCGCGCGGGCTCCGAGAGCCGCGCATCGGTGGGTGCCCGGGTGGCGCAGGCTGTGACCGAGCTCGCCGACGAGGTCGACCCGGACGGCACGCTCGTCGTGGTCTCGCACGGTGCGGCGATCACCCTGGGCATGGTCGCGCTCCTCGGCCTGGACCCGACGGCCTGGCGCGGTCTCGGCGGTCTGCACAACGCGCACTGGGCGTTGCTGCGACCAGGCGGGCACCGCGAGACCACGCCCTGGTTCATCGAGGCGCACAACCTGGGGCCCGCCGTCGTCGTCGACGACTGGAACGCCGGTGTCCCGGCCGACGCCGTGCCGAGCAGCACCGCGGACGCACTGCGTCCCTGA
- a CDS encoding LLM class F420-dependent oxidoreductase: protein MTRPVRIGVQIQPQHADYADIRRAVAAVEEAGADIIFNWDHFFPLYGEPDGKHFECWTMLGAWAEATESVQIGALVTCNSYRNPDLLADMARTVDHISGGRLVLGIGAGWFERDYAEFGYEFGTPGSRIADLGAALPRIKARWAAANPAPTRDIPVLIGGGGERKTLRVVAEHATVWHSFGDAETVARKSAILDEHCAVVGRDPDEIERSVGVGRSGTPGDAAARMRDLGVSLFTVDVSGPGYDLGRLRHWLAWRDEQNATV, encoded by the coding sequence ATGACCCGACCGGTACGCATCGGTGTCCAGATCCAGCCGCAGCACGCCGACTACGCCGACATCCGGCGGGCGGTGGCGGCCGTCGAGGAGGCCGGCGCGGACATCATCTTCAACTGGGACCACTTCTTCCCGCTCTATGGTGAACCGGACGGCAAGCACTTCGAGTGCTGGACGATGCTCGGAGCCTGGGCCGAGGCGACCGAGAGCGTGCAGATCGGCGCGCTGGTCACCTGCAACAGCTACCGCAACCCCGACCTGCTGGCGGACATGGCCCGCACGGTCGACCACATCAGCGGTGGCCGGCTCGTGCTGGGGATCGGCGCCGGGTGGTTCGAGCGGGACTACGCAGAGTTCGGCTACGAGTTCGGGACGCCCGGCTCGCGGATCGCCGACCTGGGCGCGGCGCTGCCGCGGATCAAGGCCCGGTGGGCGGCGGCCAACCCGGCACCGACGCGGGACATCCCCGTCCTGATCGGCGGCGGGGGCGAGCGGAAGACCCTGCGGGTCGTCGCGGAGCACGCCACCGTGTGGCACTCCTTCGGCGACGCCGAGACGGTCGCCCGCAAGTCCGCGATCCTCGATGAGCACTGCGCGGTGGTGGGACGCGATCCGGACGAGATCGAGCGGTCGGTCGGCGTGGGGCGGTCGGGGACGCCGGGCGACGCCGCAGCGAGGATGCGTGACCTCGGTGTGAGCCTGTTCACCGTCGACGTCTCGGGTCCCGGCTACGACCTCGGCCGGCTCCGGCACTGGCTCGCCTGGCGGGACGAGCAGAACGCCACCGTCTGA